Proteins from a single region of Caloramator sp. E03:
- a CDS encoding MFS transporter, which produces MGKTKTGKNLIGGFGRAGWGTIIYCAAMFWLYVGMVNDGSNITAPAFAAKNGIEYSLVLSMGTIAGIVGFLFFILFGQINIKLGAKKTSAICLFLSGIFYIGLGLSKTITMYAICLCIITGAIMSAGYISGGVLVAKWFPKRKGVVMGYTTMGHNLASAFYVPMIAFFVNNLGLQKGVIIPGILAIILGIIGLLFIKDTPQERNMYPDNVTKEVYEAEYFVEQDEDPNGGWTTKKLLSERETWLAAITTGIYQLVTVGVMTQLVVRNMQLGFTQTQAIGMMTFLALIGVVGSWIFGILDDKFGTKKTMVMFGIWYMIALFLNVLEYRLTIYISIFMIGMAIGGSANFTTSLPTAVFGRHGFEKVNSVIFPIQGIVTSINFLLSGISIALTGSLRGAYIVFIGILALNILIISFVNEHKFNKDFIKEANNGNVVYKTLSTEAEM; this is translated from the coding sequence ATGGGAAAAACAAAAACAGGTAAAAATTTAATTGGTGGTTTTGGCCGTGCTGGCTGGGGAACAATAATCTATTGTGCTGCAATGTTCTGGTTGTATGTAGGAATGGTTAACGACGGATCTAATATTACTGCTCCAGCATTTGCTGCAAAGAACGGAATAGAGTATTCTCTTGTACTTAGTATGGGTACAATAGCTGGAATTGTAGGATTTTTATTTTTTATATTATTTGGCCAAATTAATATTAAATTAGGTGCTAAGAAAACCTCTGCTATTTGTTTGTTTTTATCAGGTATTTTCTATATTGGTTTAGGATTGTCAAAAACAATTACAATGTATGCAATATGTTTATGTATAATAACTGGAGCGATAATGTCTGCTGGATACATTTCTGGAGGAGTTCTTGTAGCAAAATGGTTTCCTAAGAGAAAAGGTGTTGTTATGGGATATACTACCATGGGACATAATTTGGCATCAGCATTTTATGTTCCGATGATAGCATTTTTTGTAAATAACCTTGGACTTCAAAAGGGTGTTATAATACCCGGTATTTTAGCTATTATTTTAGGCATTATAGGTTTATTGTTCATAAAGGATACTCCTCAGGAAAGAAATATGTATCCAGATAACGTTACTAAAGAAGTATATGAAGCAGAATACTTTGTTGAGCAAGATGAGGATCCAAATGGAGGGTGGACTACTAAAAAGCTTCTTTCAGAAAGAGAGACATGGCTGGCAGCAATTACAACAGGAATATATCAGCTGGTTACTGTTGGTGTTATGACACAGCTTGTTGTAAGGAACATGCAGCTTGGATTTACGCAAACTCAAGCAATTGGAATGATGACATTCCTGGCATTGATAGGCGTAGTTGGATCATGGATTTTTGGGATACTTGATGATAAATTTGGTACAAAGAAGACCATGGTGATGTTTGGAATATGGTATATGATCGCATTATTCCTTAACGTTCTTGAATATAGATTAACCATATATATTTCAATATTCATGATAGGAATGGCTATTGGAGGATCTGCAAACTTTACAACTTCATTGCCAACAGCAGTGTTTGGAAGACATGGGTTTGAAAAAGTAAACAGTGTTATATTCCCTATTCAAGGAATAGTAACCTCAATAAATTTCCTGTTAAGTGGAATATCTATTGCACTGACAGGAAGCCTTAGAGGGGCATACATTGTTTTCATTGGTATATTGGCTTTAAATATTTTAATAATTTCCTTTGTTAATGAACATAAATTTAATAAAGATTTTATAAAAGAAGCTAATAATGGAAATGTAGTGTATAAGACATTATCTACTGAAGCAGAGATGTAG
- a CDS encoding xanthine phosphoribosyltransferase, with protein sequence MELLKERIIKDGIVINNSILKVDNFLNHQIDTSLFNEIGKEFKRIFSDVKVDKILTIESSGIAVASFAAIHFGFIPVVFAKKTSSSIIDENVYTSTVHSFTKNTDYIIRVSKKYLNNGERVLIIDDFLAKGCAALGLIDIIEQSGAITVGVATVIEKAFQKGREKIEKRGLRVESLASIEAFEGNRIIFK encoded by the coding sequence ATGGAGCTTTTAAAAGAAAGAATAATAAAGGACGGAATAGTTATAAATAATTCCATATTAAAGGTTGATAATTTTTTAAACCACCAAATAGATACAAGCCTTTTTAATGAAATAGGGAAGGAATTTAAAAGAATATTTAGTGATGTAAAGGTAGATAAAATACTTACGATTGAATCCTCTGGTATTGCAGTTGCATCTTTTGCAGCAATTCATTTTGGGTTTATTCCTGTGGTATTTGCAAAAAAGACAAGCTCCTCAATAATTGATGAAAATGTATACACATCAACAGTTCATTCTTTCACAAAGAATACAGATTATATAATAAGGGTTAGTAAAAAATACTTAAATAATGGTGAAAGAGTTCTTATAATAGATGACTTTCTTGCAAAGGGTTGTGCGGCATTAGGTCTTATTGACATAATAGAGCAGTCAGGTGCAATAACCGTAGGTGTTGCAACTGTTATTGAAAAGGCATTTCAAAAGGGAAGAGAAAAAATAGAAAAAAGAGGCTTAAGGGTTGAGTCCCTTGCTTCAATTGAAGCCTTTGAAGGAAATAGAATAATTTTTAAATAA
- a CDS encoding ABC transporter ATP-binding protein yields the protein MKPIIALRNIDKSFGSVKALCGVSLDIYEGEVHTILGENGAGKSTLINVLSGIYAPDNGEILINDKKVSLSSPKDAINYGIGTVYQHFKLVESMTVKENILIGQRDNNVDFNKKIEDIFSKYDIKVKLDKYIEDMSVGERQLVEILKVLYRGSRVLILDEPTTVFTPQEAEKLFRIMKKMKDEGCAVIFISHKMDEVINISDKISILRKGKHIATLDKISTNIGELTRLMVGEDVELNIRKKETESEKNNELSPKDVLVKIDGISLSEDGKVLFKNISFDVKKGEILGIAGIAGSGQRELCEALAGVRKVKKGHIIFEGENIEGKNVREFMKKGINLGFVPEDRLGMGLVASMDMVDNLMLKSYQLQKSPFLNRKPFKEKALDLVKKLNIKTPNVNYPIKYLSGGNIQKILLGREIYIKPKLLILVYPVRGLDINTCYTVYNIMCEERLKGNSVIFVGEDLDILIELCDRIMVINRGEIVGIINSKDATKEKLGLMMLGIKEGEDSEIC from the coding sequence ATGAAGCCAATAATTGCTTTAAGAAATATAGATAAAAGCTTTGGAAGTGTTAAGGCTCTTTGTGGTGTAAGCCTTGATATATATGAAGGAGAAGTTCATACAATTCTTGGGGAAAACGGAGCAGGGAAAAGTACTTTAATTAACGTTTTATCAGGAATATATGCTCCTGATAATGGAGAGATACTGATAAATGATAAAAAGGTAAGCCTCTCTTCACCAAAGGATGCAATAAATTATGGAATAGGTACAGTTTATCAGCATTTTAAACTTGTTGAATCCATGACTGTAAAAGAAAACATACTTATAGGCCAAAGGGATAATAATGTTGATTTTAATAAAAAGATTGAAGATATATTTAGTAAGTATGATATAAAGGTAAAACTTGATAAATATATTGAGGATATGTCAGTTGGGGAAAGACAGCTTGTTGAAATATTAAAGGTTTTATACAGAGGGTCAAGGGTTTTAATACTTGATGAGCCTACTACAGTATTTACCCCTCAGGAGGCTGAAAAGCTGTTTCGAATAATGAAAAAAATGAAGGATGAAGGATGTGCTGTTATTTTTATATCCCATAAGATGGATGAAGTTATTAACATTAGCGATAAAATTTCTATACTTAGAAAGGGAAAACATATTGCAACTTTAGATAAAATAAGTACAAACATTGGGGAGCTTACAAGGCTTATGGTAGGGGAAGATGTTGAACTTAATATACGAAAAAAAGAAACTGAAAGTGAAAAAAATAATGAACTGTCCCCAAAAGATGTACTTGTTAAAATAGACGGGATATCCTTAAGCGAAGATGGGAAAGTACTATTTAAAAACATATCCTTTGATGTTAAAAAAGGAGAGATACTTGGGATTGCAGGAATTGCAGGTTCAGGACAGAGAGAACTTTGTGAGGCCTTGGCTGGAGTTAGAAAAGTTAAAAAGGGACATATAATATTTGAAGGGGAAAATATTGAGGGTAAAAACGTAAGGGAGTTTATGAAAAAAGGAATAAACCTTGGATTTGTACCTGAAGATAGGCTTGGAATGGGCCTTGTTGCCTCTATGGATATGGTTGATAATTTGATGCTAAAATCCTATCAGCTGCAAAAATCACCTTTCTTAAATAGAAAACCATTTAAAGAAAAGGCTTTAGATCTTGTTAAGAAATTAAATATAAAAACTCCTAATGTAAACTATCCGATTAAATATCTTTCAGGAGGTAATATTCAAAAGATACTTTTAGGGCGTGAGATATATATAAAACCCAAACTTTTGATTCTTGTTTATCCTGTAAGAGGTCTTGATATAAACACATGCTATACTGTGTATAACATAATGTGTGAGGAAAGATTAAAGGGAAATTCTGTAATATTTGTAGGTGAGGATCTTGATATTTTAATTGAGCTTTGCGATAGGATAATGGTAATAAACCGCGGGGAGATTGTTGGAATTATAAATTCAAAGGATGCAACTAAAGAAAAGCTTGGGCTTATGATGCTTGGCATAAAGGAAGGTGAAGATAGTGAGATTTGTTAA
- a CDS encoding BMP family ABC transporter substrate-binding protein: protein MKKILSILIIAVLLLSITGCSTSSKNTESKDKKVKVGFIYVGPIGDGGYTYAHDQGRLYLEKELGVQTIYKESVKEDKAEVEKVVEDMIDQGATIIFGTSFGFQEGLLASAKKHPEIKFLHCSGYETAENMGQYFGKIEQIRYLTGIVAGLKTKTNKIGYVAAFPIPEVIRGINAFTLGVKSVNKNATVKVVWTNTWYDPAKEKDAAIALIDDKCDVITQHQDTAGPQQAAESRGVYSIGYNSDMSKTAPKANMTSAVWNWGPYYVKTVKAIMDGTWKSGKYWGGIEDGVVDIAPLTDVAPENAKELVEKAKEEIKSGKLNIFTGPIKDQSGKVRVEAGKVMSDDEVWNMDYFIEGVEGTIPQK, encoded by the coding sequence ATGAAAAAAATATTATCTATTCTGATTATTGCAGTGCTTTTATTATCTATTACAGGGTGTTCAACTTCATCAAAGAACACAGAGAGCAAGGACAAAAAGGTAAAGGTAGGATTTATATATGTAGGTCCTATAGGGGATGGAGGATATACTTATGCTCACGATCAGGGAAGATTATATCTTGAAAAAGAACTTGGAGTTCAAACTATTTATAAAGAATCTGTAAAGGAAGATAAGGCAGAAGTTGAAAAAGTTGTTGAAGATATGATTGACCAGGGTGCAACAATAATTTTTGGTACAAGTTTTGGATTTCAGGAAGGGCTTTTAGCATCAGCAAAGAAACATCCAGAAATAAAATTCCTTCACTGCTCAGGCTATGAAACAGCAGAGAATATGGGGCAGTACTTTGGAAAGATAGAGCAGATAAGATATCTAACTGGTATTGTTGCAGGATTAAAAACAAAAACAAATAAGATAGGCTATGTTGCAGCTTTCCCAATACCAGAGGTTATAAGAGGAATAAATGCATTTACCCTTGGGGTAAAGTCAGTAAATAAAAATGCAACTGTAAAGGTTGTTTGGACAAATACCTGGTACGATCCTGCAAAAGAAAAGGATGCAGCAATTGCCCTTATTGATGATAAGTGTGATGTTATAACTCAGCATCAGGATACAGCAGGCCCACAGCAGGCAGCAGAATCAAGAGGGGTTTATTCAATAGGATACAACTCTGATATGAGCAAAACTGCACCTAAGGCTAACATGACATCAGCCGTTTGGAACTGGGGACCATACTATGTTAAGACAGTTAAGGCGATAATGGACGGAACTTGGAAGTCAGGAAAATACTGGGGTGGAATAGAAGACGGAGTAGTTGATATTGCACCACTAACAGATGTAGCTCCAGAGAATGCAAAGGAGCTTGTTGAAAAGGCAAAAGAAGAAATAAAATCAGGTAAATTAAATATATTTACAGGACCTATAAAGGATCAGAGCGGAAAGGTAAGGGTTGAGGCAGGAAAAGTAATGAGTGATGATGAAGTTTGGAACATGGATTACTTTATAGAAGGCGTTGAAGGAACAATACCACAAAAATAA
- a CDS encoding sigma-54 interaction domain-containing protein has translation MGKKMFEIDVFLKEGMENLKGVDFIEVDDVVFDILNFYKKVIANQNNELEQLGKYKERELSAFAIGDAVSDGICLVDKDGMVIAINKGYTEITEIKEQDIVGKYIEEAVEDILPNCDVSMRVIREKKKIISLFTIPSNNKTVLITGNPIFNKKGEVEQVLTVIRDLTELIKLKEKLEKTQKKNEKYLNELNYYRSKDEKVGNFVCESPNMKEIRELINYVAKTEATILITGETGSGKEVIAKEIHDKSERKEGPYIKVNCAAIPENLIESELFGYEKGAFTGALNKEKLGMFELANGGTILLDEIGEMPLNLQTKLLRVLQEKELMRLGGTKSIKLDVRVIASTNRDLKELIKQGKFREDLYYRLNVVPIRVPSLRERKEDIPVLAQTFLDKFNGKYGKEKYFDDMAIKALQYYDWPGNVRELQNIIERLTIIDDEKCISYSHISNIIGSDKISLNSGSDNLSLKESLAKVEREIIERALRKYGSTYKAAKVLGVTQPTVFRKAKYFGIKLNNEMENVGT, from the coding sequence ATGGGAAAAAAGATGTTTGAAATTGATGTTTTTTTAAAGGAAGGTATGGAAAATTTAAAGGGTGTAGATTTTATTGAGGTAGATGATGTAGTATTTGATATTTTAAATTTTTATAAAAAAGTTATAGCCAATCAAAATAATGAATTAGAGCAACTTGGTAAATACAAAGAAAGGGAGTTAAGTGCTTTTGCAATTGGTGATGCTGTTTCTGATGGAATATGTTTGGTTGATAAAGATGGAATGGTAATAGCGATAAATAAAGGATATACTGAAATAACTGAGATTAAAGAGCAGGATATAGTGGGGAAATATATAGAAGAAGCTGTTGAAGACATTCTGCCAAATTGTGATGTATCTATGCGTGTAATTAGGGAAAAGAAAAAGATAATATCTCTTTTTACTATACCAAGTAATAACAAAACAGTCCTAATAACTGGTAATCCTATCTTTAATAAAAAAGGAGAGGTTGAACAGGTTTTAACCGTTATAAGGGATTTAACAGAGCTTATAAAGCTAAAAGAAAAACTTGAAAAGACACAAAAAAAGAATGAAAAGTATTTAAATGAATTAAATTATTATAGAAGCAAGGATGAAAAGGTTGGGAATTTTGTATGTGAAAGCCCGAATATGAAAGAGATAAGAGAGCTTATAAATTATGTTGCAAAGACAGAGGCTACAATTTTAATAACCGGTGAGACGGGAAGCGGTAAAGAGGTTATTGCTAAGGAGATACATGATAAGAGTGAAAGGAAAGAAGGCCCATATATAAAAGTAAATTGTGCTGCTATACCAGAAAACCTTATTGAGTCAGAACTGTTTGGGTATGAAAAAGGTGCTTTTACAGGAGCTTTAAATAAAGAAAAATTAGGAATGTTTGAGCTGGCTAATGGAGGGACAATCCTTCTTGATGAAATAGGAGAAATGCCATTGAACCTGCAGACAAAACTGCTAAGAGTTCTTCAGGAAAAGGAACTTATGAGGCTTGGTGGTACTAAAAGTATTAAGCTGGACGTTAGGGTAATAGCTTCAACAAACCGAGATCTTAAAGAATTAATAAAACAAGGTAAGTTTAGGGAAGATTTATATTACAGGTTAAATGTTGTCCCAATTAGAGTCCCATCACTACGAGAGAGAAAAGAGGATATACCCGTTTTAGCACAAACTTTCTTAGATAAATTCAATGGAAAGTATGGAAAAGAAAAGTACTTTGATGATATGGCTATAAAGGCTTTGCAGTATTATGACTGGCCAGGAAATGTAAGAGAACTTCAGAATATAATAGAAAGGCTTACTATTATTGATGATGAAAAGTGTATTTCCTATAGTCATATATCTAATATAATAGGAAGCGATAAAATATCTTTAAATAGTGGAAGTGATAATTTATCATTAAAGGAATCCTTAGCTAAAGTTGAAAGGGAAATAATAGAGCGTGCTTTAAGAAAGTACGGCAGTACTTATAAGGCAGCAAAAGTGCTTGGTGTTACTCAGCCGACAGTTTTCAGGAAAGCGAAGTATTTCGGTATAAAGTTAAATAATGAAATGGAAAACGTTGGCACGTAA
- a CDS encoding ABC transporter permease: MRFVKRDNVDNFFRIKVKIISIVLAFLIMSIFLFALNINPLDAFFGMVKGAFGSPLRIRQTTIKTVPLIITSLGILIAFKMKFWNIGGEGQILIGAFGASIFALFYNNFNRPVLLALMALSSLVFGGLYALIAAFLKLYFRTNETIVTLMLNYIALKFITYLQYGPWKDKKALGFPKIANFPDNALLPSFFGVNIGWVIAVICLILVYIFMNHTKKGYEISIIGESINTARYAGINIKAVTLLCVFLSGALCGLTGFIQSSGVNGTLSVEISGGVGFTSIIIAYLSSLKEPFILIVSILFAALLQGSSYIETSLKIPNSAALILQSLILFCILASEIFTSYRLKIKR; encoded by the coding sequence GTGAGATTTGTTAAAAGGGATAATGTAGATAATTTTTTTAGAATTAAAGTAAAAATAATATCTATAGTTTTAGCATTTTTAATTATGAGTATTTTCCTTTTTGCTCTTAATATAAATCCTTTAGATGCATTCTTTGGGATGGTAAAGGGGGCTTTTGGATCTCCCCTTAGGATAAGGCAGACTACAATAAAAACAGTGCCTCTTATAATAACATCCCTTGGGATTCTTATTGCCTTTAAAATGAAGTTTTGGAATATTGGTGGAGAAGGACAGATACTTATAGGTGCCTTTGGAGCTTCTATATTTGCACTTTTTTATAATAATTTTAATAGACCTGTTCTTCTAGCTTTAATGGCATTATCCTCCCTTGTATTTGGAGGGCTTTATGCACTTATTGCTGCATTTTTAAAACTGTATTTTAGAACTAATGAGACTATAGTAACCCTTATGCTCAATTATATTGCACTAAAATTTATAACATATCTTCAGTATGGCCCCTGGAAGGATAAAAAAGCTCTTGGCTTTCCTAAAATAGCAAACTTTCCAGATAATGCACTGCTTCCAAGTTTCTTTGGTGTAAACATTGGCTGGGTTATAGCAGTTATATGTTTAATTTTAGTTTATATATTTATGAACCATACAAAAAAGGGATATGAAATTTCAATAATAGGAGAAAGTATAAATACAGCAAGGTATGCAGGGATAAATATAAAAGCAGTAACACTCCTTTGTGTTTTTTTAAGCGGGGCACTTTGTGGCCTTACGGGGTTTATTCAGTCAAGTGGTGTAAACGGAACATTATCAGTTGAAATATCAGGAGGAGTTGGATTTACATCAATAATAATCGCGTATCTTTCTAGTTTAAAGGAGCCATTTATACTTATAGTTTCGATACTATTTGCAGCACTTTTACAGGGAAGTTCATATATTGAAACATCCCTTAAAATACCAAATTCTGCAGCTCTTATCCTTCAATCACTTATATTGTTTTGTATTCTTGCATCGGAAATATTTACAAGCTACAGGTTGAAGATTAAAAGATGA
- a CDS encoding FAD-dependent oxidoreductase, whose product MSKYKHVFTPITIKGVEFKNRIEVAPMVPCMATPEGWVTKELIEFYRPFAKGGAAIVTVGDSAINWQHAMDHEGQLNLGDDNVKIGLDHLADEIQRYGSVISIELNHGGRFSNSMNLASKGLKPVSSTPKPAEIDEFFSKLQGKTPAEVEEMSIPLINKTIQDYADAAGRCKDSGFKMVMIHGAHGMLPAQFLSPYVNRRLDRYGGSFENRARFCIELLDAVRRRVGEDFIIEYRISADEIVEGGMKPDEVIEFVKLIKDKIDILHVSVGMLPNPFTIQYMIQPLYLPYMPNIHFAEEIKKAVGDDLCVAAVGSVMTLDNAEEILSRGIVDFVAMARPFVADPEFMRKSIQGRKEDIRPCVRCNTCCGRSAFFKKTRCAVNPVNGRETQYPGGKIPKADVKKKVAIVGGGPAGMQAALTAAQRGHEVILYEKEDRLGGTLNHAVGLEFKKDLKNYLDWIVNQTLKCGAKIMLNTEVTAETIKKENFDALIIAVGSVPFIPNVPGIDKSHVHWAGDVDSGKVEVGQKVVVVGGGLTGAESALALAMKGKDVTLIEMMGPEALLNGSSLINRFSLQTLLAKYGVKIVTNTKLEEVTDKGIKTINSKFQWKEYEADTVVLALGMRPRKDKVEELRHIIPETEVYIIGDCNYIGNVYSAVHAGFDTAAEI is encoded by the coding sequence ATGAGCAAGTACAAACATGTTTTTACGCCAATTACTATAAAAGGGGTGGAATTTAAAAACAGAATTGAAGTTGCTCCTATGGTTCCTTGTATGGCTACTCCAGAGGGATGGGTTACAAAGGAATTGATTGAGTTCTACAGGCCCTTTGCAAAAGGTGGAGCAGCTATAGTTACAGTTGGAGATTCAGCAATCAACTGGCAGCATGCGATGGATCATGAAGGGCAGCTTAATCTTGGTGATGATAATGTAAAAATAGGTTTAGATCATTTAGCAGATGAAATACAAAGATATGGTTCGGTTATATCAATTGAATTAAACCATGGTGGACGTTTTTCAAATTCAATGAACCTTGCAAGCAAAGGACTAAAACCAGTAAGTTCAACACCAAAGCCTGCAGAAATTGATGAGTTTTTCTCAAAACTTCAGGGAAAGACACCAGCAGAAGTTGAAGAAATGAGTATTCCTCTTATAAATAAAACTATTCAGGACTATGCTGATGCTGCCGGCAGGTGTAAAGATAGTGGTTTTAAGATGGTAATGATTCATGGAGCTCATGGGATGCTTCCTGCACAGTTCTTATCCCCTTATGTTAACAGACGACTTGATAGATATGGTGGAAGCTTTGAAAACAGGGCCCGTTTTTGCATTGAATTATTAGATGCTGTTAGAAGAAGAGTCGGGGAGGACTTTATTATTGAATATAGAATAAGTGCAGATGAAATTGTTGAAGGCGGTATGAAGCCTGATGAAGTTATAGAGTTTGTAAAGCTTATAAAGGATAAAATTGATATTCTTCACGTATCAGTAGGAATGCTTCCAAACCCATTTACAATTCAGTATATGATTCAGCCATTATACTTACCATATATGCCTAACATACATTTTGCTGAAGAAATTAAAAAAGCTGTTGGTGATGATTTGTGTGTGGCAGCAGTTGGTTCTGTTATGACATTAGATAATGCAGAGGAGATATTATCAAGAGGAATAGTTGATTTTGTTGCTATGGCAAGGCCCTTTGTAGCTGATCCTGAGTTTATGAGAAAATCCATACAGGGAAGGAAAGAGGATATACGCCCCTGCGTACGCTGCAATACATGCTGCGGAAGGTCAGCTTTCTTTAAAAAAACACGATGTGCAGTTAACCCTGTAAATGGACGCGAAACACAATACCCAGGAGGTAAAATACCAAAGGCTGATGTTAAAAAGAAAGTTGCAATAGTAGGAGGGGGACCTGCAGGAATGCAGGCAGCACTAACGGCTGCTCAGAGAGGTCATGAAGTAATACTCTATGAAAAAGAAGATAGGCTTGGAGGAACACTTAATCATGCCGTTGGACTTGAATTTAAGAAAGATTTAAAGAATTATTTAGATTGGATTGTTAATCAGACTTTAAAATGTGGGGCAAAAATAATGCTTAATACAGAAGTTACAGCTGAAACTATTAAGAAAGAAAATTTTGATGCATTAATCATAGCAGTAGGGTCTGTTCCATTTATACCCAATGTTCCAGGAATAGATAAAAGCCATGTTCATTGGGCTGGAGATGTAGACAGTGGAAAGGTAGAAGTAGGGCAAAAGGTTGTAGTTGTAGGTGGAGGATTAACTGGTGCAGAGTCAGCTTTGGCCCTTGCTATGAAGGGTAAGGATGTTACTTTAATAGAAATGATGGGCCCAGAGGCACTATTAAACGGGTCTTCCTTAATAAACAGATTTTCACTTCAAACTTTGCTTGCTAAATATGGAGTAAAAATTGTTACGAATACAAAATTAGAGGAGGTTACCGATAAGGGTATCAAAACTATTAATTCAAAATTCCAGTGGAAGGAATATGAAGCAGATACAGTTGTATTAGCATTAGGCATGAGACCACGAAAAGATAAAGTTGAAGAGCTAAGACATATAATTCCTGAAACTGAAGTCTATATAATCGGAGACTGTAACTATATTGGGAATGTATATTCTGCAGTTCATGCAGGTTTTGATACTGCAGCTGAAATATAA
- a CDS encoding 3-hydroxyacyl-CoA dehydrogenase family protein: protein MDIKNITIFGPGLMGSGIAQVFAGCEDLKVTIFIRENFEYECVEKIKSNLNQLKEKGVIDEDTIKDIFSRIKLTESMEEATKDADFVIECIPENMELKQNLFMNLENYCRPDTIFATNTSVMSITEIASKCKNKWRVVGTHFWNPAYLIPLVEVVKGNDTSEEVMDKAIELLKHARKHPIRVNKDVPGFVANRLQHALWREAISIVEKGIADAATVDEAVKYSFGLRLPKLAPMENADMVGTDLTLSIHSYILKHLENSTEPSPLLKEKVEKGELGFKTGKGFQEWTPEQIEKSNRELREYLIKVIYNK, encoded by the coding sequence ATGGATATTAAAAATATTACTATATTTGGACCGGGGCTTATGGGAAGTGGAATTGCCCAGGTATTTGCAGGATGTGAAGATTTAAAGGTAACGATTTTTATAAGAGAAAACTTTGAATATGAATGTGTTGAAAAAATTAAATCCAATCTTAATCAGCTCAAAGAAAAAGGAGTAATAGATGAAGATACAATTAAAGACATTTTTAGCAGGATAAAGTTAACGGAAAGCATGGAAGAAGCAACAAAAGATGCGGATTTTGTAATTGAATGTATCCCTGAAAATATGGAGCTTAAACAGAATTTGTTTATGAACCTTGAAAATTATTGTAGGCCTGATACAATATTTGCTACAAACACTTCTGTAATGAGTATTACGGAAATTGCATCTAAATGCAAAAATAAATGGAGGGTAGTTGGAACTCATTTTTGGAATCCAGCATATTTAATCCCACTTGTTGAAGTTGTAAAAGGAAATGATACTTCTGAAGAAGTCATGGACAAGGCTATTGAATTATTAAAGCATGCAAGAAAGCACCCTATAAGGGTTAATAAAGACGTTCCAGGGTTTGTTGCAAACAGATTACAGCATGCGTTGTGGAGGGAAGCAATATCTATTGTTGAAAAAGGTATTGCAGATGCAGCAACAGTAGATGAAGCGGTAAAATACAGTTTTGGACTAAGATTGCCAAAACTTGCACCAATGGAAAATGCTGATATGGTGGGTACAGATTTAACACTTTCTATTCACAGCTATATTTTAAAGCATCTTGAAAACTCTACTGAGCCATCGCCACTTTTAAAGGAAAAAGTTGAAAAAGGGGAGCTTGGGTTTAAGACAGGAAAGGGATTTCAGGAGTGGACTCCTGAACAAATTGAAAAATCAAACAGGGAGCTAAGGGAATATTTAATTAAAGTAATATATAATAAATAG